The Streptomyces nigra genome includes the window AGCCTGGCCCGGCGCAGGGTGAGCTCCCAGGAGCGCTCGCCGCGCTGCAGGCCGACCACGACGGAGGTGCCGGCGGCCGCGTCCTCGGCGTCGCCCCGCAGTGCCGCGACGACCTCGCTGACCGGGCGGCCGTCGGTGGTCTCGCCGTCGACGCTGCGCAGCCGGTCGCCGGCCCGGATGCCGGCCTCGGCGGCGGGCGAGCCCGGCCGCACCTTGGTCACCTCGACGCCGTCCCCCCGGCGCCCGGCCCACAGCCCGACGCCGGTGTAGCGGCCGTCGAGGGCCTCCTCGAACTCCTCGTACTCGCCCTCGGAGTAGATGGCGCCCCAGCGGTCCCCGCTGCGGCTGACCGCCCGTTCGGCGGCCTCCACGGGGGACGTGCCGGCCGCCATGGCGTCGGCGGCGGCCGCGGCGACGTCCTCGTGCCGGGGCCCGGGGGCCGCCGAACGGGCTGCGCCCGCCGGGGACTTCCGCTCGGGTCCGGGCAGGGAGCCGGTCGCCGCACCGGCGACGAGCACGCTCGCGAACACCAATGTCAGGGCGGCCCCGCGGCCGAAGCGGCGGGGCTGACAGAACAGGTCACGGCCTGACATGCCGGTGAGTCTAGGACAACGCGAAGGGGCCGCACGGTCCGATCCCCGTACGGCCCCCTTGGCGTTGGTCACACCTTGAGGTACTTGCGCAACGCGAAGAACGCCGCCAGCGCCGGCATCAGCAGGCTCGTCGCGAGGATGAGCGGCAGCTTGGTCAACACCGCGTCCCAGCCGATGAAGTTGATGAGGTTCAGCTTCTCCGACAGGGCCAGGCCGTGGTCGATGATGAAGTACCGCGCGATCACCAGGAAGCCGCAGGCGACCGTGCCGCCGATGAGCCCGGCGACGGCGGCCTCCATGATGAACGGCGCCTGGATGTAGAAGCCGGAGGCGCCGACCAGGCGCATGATGCCGGTCTCGCGGCGCCGGCTGAACGCGGAGACCCGCACCGTGTTGACGATCAGCATGAGCGCGACGACGAGCATCAGCGCCATCACCGCCCGCGCGGCCCAGTTCATGCCGTTGAGGAGCCCGAAGAGGTTGTCCAGGATGCCCTTCTGGTCCTGCACGGACTGCACGCCGTCCCGCCCGTCGAAGGCGGTGGCGACGACCTCGTACTTCTCGGGGTCCTTCAGCTTGATCCGGTACGACTCCTGCATCTGGTCCGGCGTGAGCGAGGCGGCCAGCGGGGAGTCGCCGAACTGCTCCTTGTAGTGCTTGTACGCCTGGTCCTGGGACTCGTACGTCACCTTGTCGACGACCGTCATGTCGTTCAGATCGGCCTCGATCTGCTTCTTCTGGTCCTCGGTGACGGCGCCCTTGGCGCAGTTGGGGTCGGACTCCGCGTCGCTCTTGTTGCAGAGGAAGACGGAGACGTTGACCTTGTCGTACCAGTAGCCCTTCATCGTGTTGACCTGGTCGCTCATCAGGAGCGACCCGCCGAACAGGGCGAGGGACAGGGCGACGGAGACGATGACGGCGAACGTCATCGTCAGGTTGCGGCGGAGACCGACACCGATCTCGGAGAGTACGAACTGGGCGCGCATGGCGTCTCTTTCAGGCCTTTCCGTGGACTGGTCCGGGTCAGTGCTGGTAGCCGTAGACGCCGCGTGCCTGGTCGCGGACGAGGCGGCCCTTCTCCAGCTCGATGACGCGCTTGCGCATCTGGTCCACGATGTTCTGATCGTGCGTGGCCATCACGACCGTCGTGCCGGTCCGGTTGATCCGGTCCAGCAGCTTCATGATGCCGACGGAGGTCTGCGGGTCGAGGTTGCCGGTGGGCTCGTCGCAGATGAGCAGCTTGGGGCGGTTCACGAAGGCGCGGGCGATGGCCACGCGCTGCTGCTCACCACCCGAGAGCTCGCCCGGCATCCGGTCCTCCTTGCCGCCGAGCCCGACGAGGTCGAGCACCTGCGGCACGGACTTGCGGATCTCGCCGCGGGACTTGCCGATGACCTCCTGCGCGAAGGCGACGTTCTCGCCGACGGTCTTGTTGGGCAGCAGGCGGAAGTCCTGGAACACGGTGCCCAGCTGGCGGCGGATCTGCGGCACCTTCCAGTTGGAGACGCGCGCGAGGTCCTTGCCCAGGACGTGCACCTGGCCGTGGCTGCACCGCTCCTCGCGGAGGATGAGCCGCAGGAAGGTGGACTTTCCGGAGCCGGAGGACCCCACGAGGAAGACGAACTCGCCCTTCTCCACTTCCAGGGACACATCCCTGAGTGCGGGGCGGGTCTGCTTGGGGTAGACCTTGGAGACGTTGTCGAATCGGATCACGGATGCACCACGGGTCGCCGGGGGTAGGTGTGCGTGACCATACGCGAACCGGGCCGGGGAGCGCAGGCACCGTAGGGGTTGTGTAAAGGGTTGTGCGCATTTGTACCGGTGGCGACTACGCCCTGAGAGAGCGCCCGCGCCCTTTGCCCGGGAACCTGGCACAGTAGAGGAGAAGGGGAACGGATCCGGTGCCGGACCCGTTGAACCCTTCGGAGGACAGCGCGAGGAGGGTGGCGCATGACGTACGACCGGTTGGTGTGCGCGAACTGCGCCGCACCCGTGAGCGAGGGCCGCTGCCCCGTCTGCCGGGCGAACCGCCAGCGGCTCCAGCAGGAGAACCCGTTCGCGGGCCTCAACCCCATGGCGCTGGCCGCCCTGCTCGTGGTGCTGATCGCGGCGGTGGCCCTGCTGGCCCACCAGACGGTGTGAGGCACCGCCTCTCCCACGAACCGACATGACGAGGGGCCCGGAGCGATTCGCTCCGGGCCCCTCGCCTGTGCAGTCGTCGGTCACGCGCCGTAGGCGTGCCGGCTACCGTCAGGCAGCAGCGCCGCCACGGCCGCCCGCGAGACGCGGAAGGACGCGGAAGCCGATGCCGCCGGCGATCATCGTGGCCGCGCCGACCAGCAGGAACGTGGTCTGCTCGGCACCCGTGTCGGCCAGCTCGGCGCCGCCGCCCTGGGCGGAGGTGCTGGTGCCGGTCGCGGACGAACCGGTGTCGGTCAGCGAGGAGGAGCCCTCCTCCTGGGTGGACGTGCCACCGTCGGGGTCGGCGTTGTTGCCGCCACCGTTGCCGTTACCGCCGCCGTTGCCGTTCCCGTTGCCCGGGTTGGACGGCTCGTCGGTGGGCTCGGCCGGGTCGGTCGGCTCCTGCGGCTCCGTCGGCTCCTCGGTGGGCTCCGTCGGGATCGTCGGCTCTTCGGTCGGCGGCTCCGTCGGGACTTCGGTCGGCGGGTCCGTCGGCTCCTCGGTGGGCGGCGGAGTGGTCGGGTCCTCGTCACCGAGGCAGATTCCGAGGATGCAGTCCTCGGTCTCCGCGGCGGAGGCGGCGCCGGCTGCGGTCAGCGAGGCGCCGGCCGCGATCACGGCACCGGCGGCGAGGCGCGCGATACGGATCCGCGTCTTCTTGGTCATCTGGTTGCTACCCCCAGTAGCTGAATCGTCAGAGAGGCGGCGTTCAGGGGCCGGCCGTGATCGACGGAGGTAACGCAACTCGAGCCCCCCGGTTCACATGCGCCCCAGAAATACGCATGCCACGCTTCACCCTTCCCATTTTTCAAGAGCACGTCAAGGCCGTTGCGCGCGCGATGTCCAACTACGAGGGCTTTGACAGGGGTTGGAAGCTGTGAGTGTGATGTAAAACCCAGACATGCAGGTACACAAAAGGCAACTGCCGCCGGGTGGGCGGCAGTTGCCTTGTCGACAAATGGTTTCTCTTACTTCTCCTGCTGCTTGCGCCAGCGAATCCCGGCCTCCAGGAAGCCGTCGATCTCACCGTTGAACACGGCCTCGGGGTTGCCGACCTCGTATTCGGTGCGCAGGTCCTTGACCATCTGGTACGGGTGCAGCACGTACGACCGCATCTGGTTGCCCCAGGAGTTGCCGCCGTCGCCCTTGAGGGCGTCCATCTTGGCCTGCTCCTCCTGGCGGCGCCGCTCCAGCAGCTTGGCCTGGAGGACGTTCATCGCGGTGGCCTTGTTCTGGATCTGCGACCGCTCGTTCTGGCAGGAGACGACGATGCCGGTCGGGATGTGCGTCAGCCGCACGGCGGAGTCGGTGGTGTTGACACCCTGTCCGCCGGGGCCCGAGGACCGGTACACGTCGACGCGCAGCTCGGACTCGTCGATCTCGATGTGGTCGGTCTGCTCCACCACGGGCAGCACCTCGACACCGGCGAACGACGTCTGGCGGCGGCCCTGGTTGTCGAACGGCGAGATGCGCACCAGGCGGTGCGTGCCCTGCTCGACCGAGAGGGTGCCGTAGGCGTACGGCACCTGCACGGCGAAGGTGGTCGACTTGATGCCGGCCTCCTCCGCGTACGACGTCTCGTAGATCTCGGTCTTGTAGCCGTGCTGCTCGGCCCAGCGCAGGTACATGCGCTGCAACCGCTCCGCGAAGTCGGCGGCGTCGACGCCCCCGGCCTCCGCGCGGATGTTGACGAGCGCCTCACGGGCGTCGTACTCACCGCTCAGGAGCGTGCGGACCT containing:
- a CDS encoding S41 family peptidase encodes the protein MSGRDLFCQPRRFGRGAALTLVFASVLVAGAATGSLPGPERKSPAGAARSAAPGPRHEDVAAAAADAMAAGTSPVEAAERAVSRSGDRWGAIYSEGEYEEFEEALDGRYTGVGLWAGRRGDGVEVTKVRPGSPAAEAGIRAGDRLRSVDGETTDGRPVSEVVAALRGDAEDAAAGTSVVVGLQRGERSWELTLRRARLSTDPVTVREAGDGVTVIRIASFTKGSGKAVRAALRRASAAGVVLDLRGNPGGLVTEAVTAASAFLDGGLVATYDVDGDQRALHAEPGGDTDRPLVALVDGGTMSAAELLTGALQDRGRAVVVGSRTFGKGSVQMPSRLPDGSVAELTVGHYRTPSGRTVDGRGIAPDLEADQQVLRRAETVLSGLGDS
- the ftsX gene encoding permease-like cell division protein FtsX, with translation MRAQFVLSEIGVGLRRNLTMTFAVIVSVALSLALFGGSLLMSDQVNTMKGYWYDKVNVSVFLCNKSDAESDPNCAKGAVTEDQKKQIEADLNDMTVVDKVTYESQDQAYKHYKEQFGDSPLAASLTPDQMQESYRIKLKDPEKYEVVATAFDGRDGVQSVQDQKGILDNLFGLLNGMNWAARAVMALMLVVALMLIVNTVRVSAFSRRRETGIMRLVGASGFYIQAPFIMEAAVAGLIGGTVACGFLVIARYFIIDHGLALSEKLNLINFIGWDAVLTKLPLILATSLLMPALAAFFALRKYLKV
- the ftsE gene encoding cell division ATP-binding protein FtsE, with the translated sequence MIRFDNVSKVYPKQTRPALRDVSLEVEKGEFVFLVGSSGSGKSTFLRLILREERCSHGQVHVLGKDLARVSNWKVPQIRRQLGTVFQDFRLLPNKTVGENVAFAQEVIGKSRGEIRKSVPQVLDLVGLGGKEDRMPGELSGGEQQRVAIARAFVNRPKLLICDEPTGNLDPQTSVGIMKLLDRINRTGTTVVMATHDQNIVDQMRKRVIELEKGRLVRDQARGVYGYQH
- a CDS encoding LPXTG cell wall anchor domain-containing protein, which encodes MTKKTRIRIARLAAGAVIAAGASLTAAGAASAAETEDCILGICLGDEDPTTPPPTEEPTDPPTEVPTEPPTEEPTIPTEPTEEPTEPQEPTDPAEPTDEPSNPGNGNGNGGGNGNGGGNNADPDGGTSTQEEGSSSLTDTGSSATGTSTSAQGGGAELADTGAEQTTFLLVGAATMIAGGIGFRVLPRLAGGRGGAAA
- the prfB gene encoding peptide chain release factor 2; this encodes MAVVDVSEELKSLSSTMESIEAVLDLDKLRADIAVLEEQAAAPSLWDNPDEAQKITSKLSHLQAEVRKAEALRGRIDDLAVLFEMAEEEDDPDTRAEAESELTAVRKALDEMEVRTLLSGEYDAREALVNIRAEAGGVDAADFAERLQRMYLRWAEQHGYKTEIYETSYAEEAGIKSTTFAVQVPYAYGTLSVEQGTHRLVRISPFDNQGRRQTSFAGVEVLPVVEQTDHIEIDESELRVDVYRSSGPGGQGVNTTDSAVRLTHIPTGIVVSCQNERSQIQNKATAMNVLQAKLLERRRQEEQAKMDALKGDGGNSWGNQMRSYVLHPYQMVKDLRTEYEVGNPEAVFNGEIDGFLEAGIRWRKQQEK